In Mongoliitalea daihaiensis, one DNA window encodes the following:
- the secA gene encoding preprotein translocase subunit SecA, translating into MLDIIAKGLAKVFGTKSDRDIKELKPKVAVINAAFSKLQGLTDDQLRGKTAEIKGIIDAELKSFDDKIEELRAQIEALDPKQVHEKDALFNDIDKTEKDRNAALEVVLEKVMADAFAVVKETARRFKENGKLVVNATLKDKELAARKPNVEISGEQAIWHNKWMAAGSEVVWDMVHYDVQLIGGMVLHSGKIAEMATGEGKTLVSTLPAYLNALSGRGVHIVTVNDYLAKRDSEWNAPLFEFHGLTVDCIDKYQPNSDQRKKAYQADIVYGTNNEFGFDYLRDNMARDVNDLVQGKHHFAMIDEVDSVLIDDARTPLIISGPVPRGDQHEFMEMKPRVSTLVDEQRKLIQGYLGQAKKLIAEGNDKEGGLALFRAFRGMPKYKPLIKYLSEPGIRVILQKTENYYLQDNKRNMHEADEPLLFTIDEKTNGVELTDRGIETITTKNENPTFFILPDIGVEIAEMEKNPDIDDKEKLIRKEEIIKDYSVKAQRIHTVNQLLKAYCMFEKDTEYILVDGKIKIVDEQTGRVMEGRRYSDGLHQALEAKENVKVEDATQTYATITLQNYFRMYHKLAGMTGTAETEAGEFWTIYKLDVVVIPTNKPIVRQDREDKVYKTVREKFNAVADEIVELTNQGRPVLVGTTSVEISEVLSRMLTIKKINHQVLNAKQHAKEADVVAEAGKPGTVTIATNMAGRGTDIKLTPESRKAGGLAIIGTERHESRRVDRQLRGRSGRQGDVGSSQFFVSLEDSLMRLFGSDRIAKLMDRMGLEEGEVIQHSMITKSIERAQRKVEENNFGIRKRLLEYDDVMNSQREVVYKRRRNALKGERLELDILNVMYDVSEGLVTMAKSTEDLENLRMNIFTSLGIDYQFTEADISSKDVGTLTSQLFNAAYLSYNSKNDKILEKAMPVLNDVYAQRGATVKEIMVPITDGIKQIGVVINLESTLQHDGRDLIRAIEKNVTLAIIDQNWKEHLRDMDDLKQSVQNAVYEQKDPLLIYKFEAFEMFKRFVGKLNEDTISFLSRAELPTQDPNQVKAAQAPRREEGQVKASKEDVGSSLNPGAGRQAAAAVANRTAAPQVVAPRKSEKVYGRNDRVNVQYADGKLLKDVKFKSVEQDVENGKCIILED; encoded by the coding sequence ATGTTAGATATTATTGCCAAAGGATTAGCCAAAGTTTTTGGAACAAAATCCGATAGAGATATAAAAGAGTTAAAGCCAAAAGTAGCTGTAATCAATGCAGCTTTTAGCAAATTGCAAGGGCTGACGGATGATCAACTCCGTGGAAAAACAGCTGAAATCAAAGGAATCATCGATGCAGAATTGAAATCCTTCGATGATAAAATCGAAGAGTTGAGAGCGCAGATTGAAGCGTTGGATCCCAAACAAGTTCATGAGAAAGATGCGCTATTTAATGATATTGACAAAACCGAAAAAGACAGAAATGCAGCATTAGAGGTGGTCTTGGAAAAGGTCATGGCAGATGCTTTTGCCGTCGTCAAAGAAACAGCGAGAAGGTTTAAAGAGAATGGGAAATTGGTTGTCAATGCTACTTTGAAAGATAAGGAGCTGGCTGCCCGCAAACCAAATGTGGAGATCAGTGGCGAGCAAGCTATTTGGCACAACAAATGGATGGCTGCCGGGAGTGAGGTTGTTTGGGACATGGTGCACTACGATGTTCAGTTGATTGGCGGGATGGTGCTGCACTCTGGAAAAATTGCCGAAATGGCAACAGGGGAAGGTAAAACATTGGTTTCGACCCTCCCAGCATACCTCAATGCCCTATCCGGACGCGGTGTCCACATTGTAACTGTCAACGATTACTTGGCAAAAAGAGACTCCGAATGGAACGCTCCTTTGTTTGAATTCCATGGCTTAACCGTGGATTGTATTGATAAATATCAACCAAACTCTGATCAACGAAAAAAAGCATACCAAGCCGATATTGTCTACGGAACCAACAATGAATTTGGTTTTGACTACCTGAGAGACAATATGGCAAGAGATGTGAATGATTTGGTGCAAGGAAAGCATCACTTCGCCATGATAGATGAGGTGGATTCCGTATTGATTGACGATGCACGTACACCTTTGATCATCTCCGGTCCAGTACCAAGAGGAGATCAACATGAGTTTATGGAGATGAAACCGAGGGTTTCCACTCTTGTAGATGAGCAGCGTAAGCTGATTCAGGGATACTTAGGTCAAGCAAAGAAACTTATTGCTGAAGGAAATGATAAAGAAGGCGGACTTGCATTGTTTAGAGCTTTCAGAGGGATGCCAAAATACAAGCCTTTGATCAAATACCTATCTGAACCAGGGATAAGGGTAATCCTTCAAAAAACTGAAAATTATTACCTGCAAGATAATAAGCGGAACATGCACGAAGCTGATGAACCGCTCCTATTTACAATTGATGAAAAAACCAACGGTGTAGAACTGACGGACCGTGGTATAGAAACCATCACTACGAAAAACGAAAACCCTACTTTCTTTATCCTTCCTGACATCGGTGTCGAAATCGCCGAAATGGAAAAAAATCCGGATATTGACGATAAGGAGAAACTTATCAGAAAAGAAGAAATCATCAAGGACTATAGCGTCAAAGCTCAACGAATCCATACAGTGAATCAGCTTTTAAAGGCTTACTGTATGTTTGAGAAAGACACGGAATATATCCTGGTAGATGGAAAAATCAAGATTGTAGATGAGCAGACAGGCCGGGTAATGGAAGGGAGAAGATACTCTGACGGTCTTCACCAAGCATTGGAAGCAAAGGAAAATGTGAAAGTAGAGGATGCTACACAGACCTATGCCACCATCACTTTGCAAAACTACTTCCGTATGTACCACAAACTAGCTGGTATGACAGGTACGGCAGAGACAGAAGCGGGTGAATTTTGGACCATCTACAAATTGGATGTCGTGGTAATTCCTACCAATAAACCAATTGTCAGACAAGACCGTGAGGATAAAGTCTATAAAACTGTCCGCGAAAAATTCAATGCAGTGGCGGATGAAATCGTAGAATTGACCAATCAAGGCAGACCAGTCTTGGTAGGTACTACTTCGGTAGAAATTTCTGAGGTATTGAGTAGGATGCTTACGATTAAGAAAATCAACCATCAGGTATTGAATGCCAAGCAGCACGCCAAAGAAGCGGACGTGGTTGCGGAAGCTGGAAAACCTGGCACAGTGACCATTGCTACCAACATGGCTGGTAGAGGTACCGATATTAAATTGACTCCTGAATCCAGAAAAGCGGGTGGTTTGGCGATCATCGGTACAGAGCGTCACGAATCCAGAAGAGTAGATAGACAGTTACGGGGTCGTTCGGGACGTCAAGGGGATGTAGGTTCCTCTCAATTTTTTGTGTCTTTGGAAGATAGTTTGATGCGTCTGTTCGGTTCGGATAGAATCGCCAAACTGATGGACAGGATGGGCTTGGAAGAAGGAGAGGTAATCCAACATTCCATGATTACCAAATCCATCGAACGTGCGCAGAGAAAAGTAGAAGAGAATAACTTTGGCATCCGTAAGCGTCTCTTGGAGTATGATGATGTCATGAACTCCCAACGAGAGGTAGTCTATAAGCGAAGAAGAAATGCACTGAAAGGTGAACGCTTGGAGTTGGATATCCTCAATGTCATGTACGACGTATCGGAAGGCTTGGTCACGATGGCCAAATCCACCGAAGATTTGGAGAACCTGCGCATGAATATCTTCACTTCTTTGGGAATTGATTATCAATTCACAGAAGCAGATATCAGCAGCAAGGATGTAGGCACTTTAACATCTCAGCTTTTCAATGCAGCTTATCTAAGTTATAATTCCAAGAATGATAAAATCTTGGAAAAAGCAATGCCTGTGTTGAACGATGTTTATGCCCAAAGAGGTGCGACAGTGAAGGAAATTATGGTTCCAATCACGGATGGAATCAAGCAAATAGGGGTAGTGATTAACCTAGAATCTACACTTCAACATGATGGCAGGGACCTCATCCGTGCCATTGAGAAAAATGTGACCTTGGCAATCATCGACCAAAACTGGAAAGAGCATCTCCGAGACATGGATGATTTGAAGCAATCCGTACAAAACGCGGTATATGAACAAAAGGACCCGCTGTTGATTTACAAGTTTGAAGCATTTGAGATGTTTAAGCGCTTTGTAGGCAAACTGAATGAGGATACCATTTCATTCCTGTCAAGAGCGGAGCTTCCAACACAAGACCCTAACCAAGTAAAGGCTGCCCAAGCTCCTAGAAGAGAGGAAGGACAGGTAAAAGCTTCTAAAGAAGATGTGGGAAGTAGTCTAAATCCTGGAGCAGGAAGACAAGCGGCGGCGGCTGTGGCGAATAGAACTGCAGCTCCACAGGTAGTCGCTCCGAGAAAATCAGAAAAAGTTTACGGAAGAAATGACCGTGTCAACGTACAATATGCAGACGGTAAGCTTTTGAAAGATGTTAAATTTAAGAGCGTGGAGCAAGATGTCGAAAACGGTAAATGTATCATCCTTGAAGATTAA